In one window of Aphidius gifuensis isolate YNYX2018 linkage group LG4, ASM1490517v1, whole genome shotgun sequence DNA:
- the LOC122854715 gene encoding protein FAM50 homolog codes for MAHYKGAASEAGRAMQLMRKREIAQQEIEFKKKKMIEDKLYNIDDKFATQYNAVEQQLKTSTVGLVTVNEMKAKQENAAQERAKKLAQKTREKEQEKERELAVKQAEKSKQKKQIQTLSFDLDEDDDDDEKEKNISSKKKSKKSKKKEKQEQSQEDLCQAVSNPAKKVKKNPDVDTSFLPDREREEEENRLREELRQEWQTRQNALKEEEIEITFSYWDGSGHRRNVVMKKGNSIYQLLQRCLEVLRREFSELKTVMADQLMYVKEDLILPHHYTFYDFIVTKARGKSGPLFTFDVHDDIRMVHDASVETEESHAGKVLLRSWYERNKHIFPASRWEPFDPTKTYDKYTISDKNKKNEK; via the exons ATGGCACACTACAAAGGAGCAGCTAGTGAAGCTGGACGAGCAATGCAGTTAATGAGAAAACGTGAAATCGCACAACAAGAAAttgaatttaagaaaaaaaaaatgattgaagacaaattatacaatattgatgataaatttgcaACTCAATATAATGCTGttgaacaacaattaaaaacatcaacagTTGGTCTTGTAACAGTAAATGAAATGAAAGCAAAACAAGAAAATGCAGCTCAAGaaagagcaaaaaaattagcacAAAAAACTCGTGaaaaagaacaagaaaaagaaagagaacTTGCAGTAAAACAAGCtgaaaaaagtaaacaaaaaaaacaaatacaaacactttcatttgatttagatgaagatgacgatgacgatgaaaaagaaaaaaatatatcatcaaaaaaaaaatcaaaaaaatcaaaaaaaaaggaaaaacaaGAACAAAGTCAAGAAGATTTATGTCAAGCAGTTTCTAATCCTgctaaaaaagttaaaaaaaatccagatgTTGATACAAGCTTTTTACCAGATAGAGAaagagaagaagaagaaaatcgTTTAAGAGAAGAGCTAAGACAAGAATGGCAAACTCGACAAAATGCattaaaagaagaagaaattgaAATAACATTCAGTTACTGGGATGGATCAGGACACAGAAGAAATGTTGTCATGAAAAAAG gtaattcaatttatcaattactTCAACGTTGCTTGGAAGTTCTTCGTCGTGAATTTAGTGAGCTTAAAACAGTTATGGCTGATCAACTGATGTATGTCAAAGAAGATCTTATTTTACCACATCATTAtacattttatgattttattgttaCAAAAGCACGTGGTAAAAGTGGTCCATTATTTACATTTGATGTACATGATGATATTCGTATGGTACATGATGCATCAGTTGAAACTGAAGAATCTCATGCTGGAAAAGTTTTACTAag atcttggtatgaaagaaataaacatatatttccTGCAAGTAGATGGGAGCCATTTGATCCAACAAAAACttatgataaatatacaatttctgataaaaataaaaaaaatgaaaaataa
- the LOC122854722 gene encoding CDAN1-interacting nuclease 1 — MKASLFETIVEDIKKFRGLSRDCADFLLKKYPDILPNAIHGILSSEVQIRMKKYRYKLYGSRYDFLGQYKKAKQMNQPPGIIVRIAQQENLSPAMVARIIMEKYALAEDANVTKADISKLLKDTSLIKNCDLAYEIYLAALYDDRNGLISDAFSTSIGYEYEIKLQLLLEQRNIAYQTEDDLKSRGYDKTPDIKLEIPIAVDGFIINWIESKARFGTPDIHNTHVDKQFLSYWNRFGPGLVIYWFGFVDEVVQLSEKKFIVLDHFPETISYMDPTSIKINSKPKINL, encoded by the exons ATGAAAGCATCACTATTCGAAACAATTGttgaagatattaaaaaatttcgaggATTAAGCAGAGATTGTGCtgattttttactaaaaaaatatccaga TATTTTACCAAATGCTATTCATGGTATTTTATCATCTGAAGTTCAGAttcgaatgaaaaaatatagatacaAATTGTATGGTAGCAGATATGATTTCTTAGGACa ATACAAAAAAGCCAAGCAAATGAATCAACCACCTGGAATTATTGTTAGAATTGCTCAGCAAGAAAATTTATCACCAGCTATGGTTGCTCGAATtatcatggaaaaatatgCTCTAGCAGAGGATGCTAatg taACTAAAGctgatatatcaaaattattaaaagacaCATCACTAATCAAAAATTGTGATTTGgcatatgaaatatatttg GCTGCTCTTTATGATGATAGAAATGGATTGATATCAGATGCATTTAGCAc atcaaTTGGCTatgaatatgaaataaaacttCAGCTATTACTTGAACAAAGAAATATAGCATATCAAACTGAAGATGATTTAAAATCTCGAGGATATGATAAAACTCCAGatataaaacttgaaattcCAATAGCTGTTGatggatttattattaattggatTGAATCTAAAGCACGTTTTGGCACACCTGATATTCATAATACACatgttgataaacaatttttaagcTATTGGAATAGATTTGGACCGGGTCTTGTTATTTATTGGTTTGGTTTTGTTGATGAAGTTGTACaattaagtgaaaaaaaatttattgttttagatCATTTTCCAGAAACTATATCATACATGGATCCAAcatccataaaaattaattctaaaccaaaaattaatttatag
- the LOC122854738 gene encoding thyroid transcription factor 1-associated protein 26 homolog, with product MEPDFKKPHQNNHLKNNKTDTNNTSNKIPFDKKKYRLKKYSNKYKVDKWEEKRKKSVIHRFYNDLQKTQKKDLLKQGNNQKNDSSTSENTQDNGKSLETPKTDEKRKHQPNAFVAAKLAFKKKQEEKDHKIKAILKAKAEREEAIKKYKEKKFKKTKMLTKNTRRGQPVMKDRLEFLLEKIQEKV from the exons ATGGAACCTGATTTTAAAAAGCctcatcaaaataatcatttaaaaaataataaaactgataCTAATAACACAAGTAATAAGATACCAtttgataaaaagaaatatcgtttaaaaaaatacagcaataaatataaag ttgataaatgggaagaaaaaagaaaaaaatctgttATTCATAGATTTTATAATGATCTtcaaaaaacacaaaaaaaagatttattaaaacaaggaaataatcaaaaaaatgattcatcaacatcAGAAAATACTCAGGATAATGGAAAATCATTGGAGACACCAAAAACAGATGA aaaacgAAAACATCAACCAAATGCATTTGTGGCAGCAAAAttagcttttaaaaaaaaacaagaagaaaaagatCACAAAATAAAAGCTATTTTAAAAGCAAAAGCTGAAAGAGAAgaggcaataaaaaaatataaagaaaagaaatttaaaaaaacaaaaatgttaacaaaaaatacaagaagaGGACAACCAGTTATGAAAGACAgattagaatttttattagaaaaaattcaagaaaaggtataa
- the LOC122854705 gene encoding disks large 1 tumor suppressor protein-like: MTRSMEKKFPTDSLLSWEKRNKSNVRTVTLSKGPSGLGFHIIGGESGAGIFISYIVPGGLAHSNGQLKCGDQILRVNGIDLQSAVHQKAVAVLKGPENIVKIEVEYKIQEYNQLDKKITAIRQELSSTLSKTSIQRNIDTRKKSIYVRALFDYDPNNDDGLPSRGVAFKFGDVLHATNASDIEWWQAKKITGLHEEELGIIPSHKRWERKKRARDRSIKFHQGNSTCFLNKSLTVNEKKKSFSWKFPFRKSKKDKFNESTDSFIQELKTVLTYEKVEKTEVDYPRPIIILGLLKDRIIDDLINEFSERFTTCVPHTTRAKRGHEETGLYHFVTREQMELDIQNQLFIEVGQLDNNLYGTSIAAVRDVFEKRKHCVLDVSGNAIKRLQAVPIYPIAIFIKPKSIDSIMEMVKRINKKQATQMYDQFMSIEQEFKKYFTAIVEGDTPEEIDASVKSVIKEQSHYSHIWISSDDQQL; the protein is encoded by the exons atgacacgaagtatggaaaaaaaatttccaactGATTCTCTTTTATCATGGGAAAAACGTAACAAaag CAATGTGAGGACAGTAACATTGTCCAAAGGACCATCAGGTCTTGGTTTTCATATTATTGGTGGTGAAAGTGGTGCtggtatttttatatcatatataGTACCTGGTGGATTAGCTCATTCAAATGGTCAATTAAAATGTGGTGATCAAATATTAAGAGTCAATGGTATTGACCTACAATCAGCTGTTCATCAAAAAGCTGTTGCTGtattaaaa GGTCcagaaaatattgtaaaaattgaaGTAGAATACAAGATACAAGAGTACAATcagttagataaaaaaattacagcaaTTAGACAAGAACTTTCTTCAACACTATCAAAAACATCAATACAAAGAAATATTGAtactagaaaaaaatcaatctacgttag ggCACTTTTTGATTATGAtccaaataatgatgatggtcTGCCAAGTCGAGGTGTTGCATTTAAATTTGGTGATGTTTTACATGCTACAAATGCTAGTGATATTGAATGGTggcaagcaaaaaaaataactggatTACATGAAGAAGAATTAGGAATAATACCATCACATAAAAGATGGGAACGTAAAAAACGTGCACGTGATCgttcaattaaatttcatcaagGAAATTCtacttgttttttaaacaaa agcTTGacagttaatgaaaaaaagaaaagttttaGTTGGAAATTTCCTtttagaaaaagtaaaaaagacaaattcaATGAAAGTACTGATAGTTTTATTCAAGAAC TGAAGACAGTTTTGACGTATGAAAAAGTTGAGAAAACTGAAGTTGATTATCCAAGACCAATAATTATTCTGGGTCTATTGAAAGATCGTATAATTGATGAtcttattaatgaatttagtGAACGATTTACAACTTGTGTACCAC acaCAACAAGAGCTAAAAGAGGTCATGAAGAAACTGGACTTTATCATTTTGTTACAAGAGAACAAATGGAACTTGATATACAAAATCAGTTGTTTATTGAAGTTGgacaacttgataataatcttTATGGCACATCTATAGCAGCTGTTAGAGATGTTTTTGAAAAG aGAAAACATTGTGTGCTTGATGTAAGTGGTAATGCAATTAAAAGATTACAAGCTGTTCCAATTTACCCAAttgctatttttataaaaccaaaatcaattgattctATAAt GGAAATGGTcaaaagaattaataaaaaacaagcaaCACAAATGTATGACCAGTTTATGAGTATTGagcaagaatttaaaaaatattttactg cTATTGTTGAAGGTGATACACCAGAAGAAATTGATGCTAGTGTTAAATCTGTTATTAAAGAACAATCACATTATAGTCATATTTGGATATCTTCTGATGATCAACAACTGTAA